One stretch of Desulfovibrio sp. UCD-KL4C DNA includes these proteins:
- a CDS encoding PocR ligand-binding domain-containing protein yields the protein MSNDYNKRSALLSELNALRARVDELEAELSSPTNCVECYPLDSTSKDTHEGVVFEDLFNLKDIQRLQDEFASAMGVASVITRPDGTPITKPSGFCRLCEIVRKTKKGLANCYKSDAIIGRLNIDGPNIRKCMSGGLWDAGAGIAVGGQHVASWLIGQVRDESQDEDTMRAYARKIGSDENDIAEAFANVVSMSYEQFEKVSKVLFTLATQISDIAYKNIQQEHFIKDLKGAEAELAKTRNYLSNIIDSMPSLLIGVDTKCRVTQWNIEAEKVTCLSANEVLGHSLGEVLPRIAFEMDRVEEAIRTKTPRSDSLHTNIPGGEVLHENITIYPLIANGVDGAVVRIDDVTDLIKLQQMMVQSEKMLSVGGLAAGIAHEINNPLAGIQGYALNMKRRIFGDIKKNEEVAAECKVALKDVRRYLERREIPKMIDGIQESSMRAATIVRNMLSFSRKSEEKLIPHDITKILDNTLELAASDYNLEKKYDFKMIEVVREYDEHVPLVPCEKNEIQQVFLNLFKNGADAMMEKAYVNDHPRFVCRVKHRVAEVIVEIEDNGLGIDDATQKRIFEPFYTTKNVGSGTGLGLSVSYFIITDLHHGSLEIDSALGKWTRFTIKLSLQYI from the coding sequence ATGTCAAACGATTATAATAAAAGAAGTGCGCTTTTAAGTGAACTTAATGCACTACGAGCTAGGGTTGATGAGTTAGAGGCCGAACTGTCTTCGCCAACTAACTGCGTAGAGTGCTATCCACTGGATAGCACATCTAAAGATACACATGAAGGTGTTGTCTTTGAAGATTTGTTTAATCTTAAAGATATTCAGCGTCTTCAAGATGAGTTTGCCAGTGCAATGGGGGTCGCGTCAGTTATTACACGACCGGATGGAACTCCTATAACAAAGCCAAGTGGTTTTTGTCGTTTGTGTGAGATTGTCCGTAAAACTAAAAAAGGTCTGGCAAACTGTTATAAGTCTGATGCAATAATTGGACGATTGAATATTGATGGACCTAATATTCGTAAATGTATGAGCGGTGGATTGTGGGATGCCGGAGCTGGAATTGCCGTTGGTGGGCAACATGTGGCTAGCTGGCTTATTGGGCAAGTGCGTGATGAAAGTCAGGATGAAGATACTATGCGTGCTTATGCCCGTAAGATCGGATCTGATGAAAATGATATTGCCGAGGCGTTCGCAAATGTTGTCTCTATGTCGTATGAGCAGTTTGAGAAAGTTTCAAAAGTTCTGTTTACGTTAGCCACTCAGATTTCTGATATAGCATATAAAAATATTCAGCAGGAACATTTTATTAAAGATCTTAAAGGAGCAGAAGCTGAACTTGCAAAAACGCGTAACTACCTATCGAATATAATTGACTCAATGCCATCCCTGCTCATCGGCGTAGATACTAAATGCCGAGTTACTCAGTGGAATATAGAAGCAGAAAAAGTAACTTGCCTCTCAGCTAATGAGGTGCTTGGGCATTCTCTAGGTGAGGTCCTCCCGCGTATCGCATTTGAAATGGATCGTGTAGAGGAGGCTATACGTACTAAAACTCCACGCTCAGATTCCTTACATACCAATATTCCAGGTGGCGAAGTTCTCCATGAAAATATTACTATCTATCCGTTAATAGCTAACGGTGTTGACGGTGCGGTAGTGCGCATAGATGACGTGACAGACCTTATTAAATTACAGCAAATGATGGTCCAATCCGAAAAAATGCTGTCTGTCGGCGGGTTGGCTGCCGGAATAGCGCATGAGATAAATAACCCCTTGGCAGGTATTCAGGGATATGCGCTTAATATGAAGAGGCGAATTTTCGGGGATATTAAGAAGAATGAAGAAGTGGCCGCTGAGTGCAAGGTCGCGTTGAAAGATGTTCGTAGATATCTGGAGCGTAGAGAAATACCTAAAATGATTGATGGTATTCAAGAATCAAGCATGCGTGCGGCAACTATTGTGCGTAATATGCTCAGCTTTAGCAGAAAAAGCGAAGAGAAGCTTATACCTCATGATATTACTAAGATTTTGGATAATACACTGGAGTTGGCCGCCAGTGATTATAATTTAGAAAAGAAATATGATTTTAAAATGATAGAGGTAGTGCGTGAGTATGATGAGCATGTTCCGTTAGTGCCTTGCGAAAAAAACGAAATACAGCAAGTCTTTTTGAATCTGTTTAAAAATGGTGCCGACGCCATGATGGAGAAGGCGTATGTTAATGACCATCCACGCTTTGTTTGCCGTGTTAAGCATAGAGTTGCGGAGGTCATAGTCGAAATAGAAGACAATGGCCTGGGGATTGATGATGCTACGCAAAAGCGTATCTTTGAGCCTTTCTATACAACAAAAAATGTAGGGAGCGGGACAGGGCTAGGTTTGTCTGTATCCTATTTTATTATAACTGATCTTCATCATGGCAGTTTGGAAATTGATTCAGCTTTAGGAAAATGGACTCGGTTTACCATTAAGCTTTCTCTGCAATATATCTAG
- the amrS gene encoding AmmeMemoRadiSam system radical SAM enzyme translates to MLHPARLWEKLKDDKVQCRLCSHFCIIGSGEHGICGVRQNIDGSLMTKTYNLVAAVNVDPVEKKPLYHFLPGTKTFSLGTQGCNFGCEFCQNASLSQHPKSGREITGQKVTPEILVELAIAHKCKSISYTYSEPTIFFELMHDTAKIAHDNGLKNIMVSNGFQSPECLKKLAPLIDATNIDLKSFNNSFYEEICKGRFNPVLETLKHIKKLGWWLEITTLLIPGKNDDMSELKQLAKFIANELGEEVPWHISRFHPDYMMQDCPVTPMKSLNLARQAGTDAGLKYVYVGNVPENDGSSTFCPSCNKEIIRRFGFSLDNFAVENGMCKYCGTHANGVFDDSHD, encoded by the coding sequence ATGCTACATCCTGCAAGACTTTGGGAAAAACTTAAAGACGACAAAGTCCAATGCCGCCTTTGCAGCCACTTTTGTATTATTGGATCAGGAGAGCACGGAATATGCGGAGTCCGGCAGAACATTGACGGTTCGCTTATGACCAAGACTTATAATCTGGTCGCAGCTGTTAATGTTGACCCTGTTGAAAAAAAACCGCTCTACCATTTTCTCCCCGGCACCAAAACGTTTTCACTGGGAACGCAAGGGTGTAACTTCGGTTGCGAATTCTGCCAGAATGCCTCCCTGTCTCAGCATCCAAAATCAGGCCGTGAAATAACCGGACAAAAAGTAACGCCGGAAATACTTGTGGAACTTGCCATAGCCCATAAGTGCAAATCCATATCCTACACTTATTCCGAACCGACAATTTTCTTTGAACTGATGCACGACACTGCAAAGATTGCGCATGACAACGGTCTAAAAAACATCATGGTTTCAAATGGATTTCAAAGCCCTGAATGTCTTAAAAAACTTGCACCATTGATTGATGCGACCAACATAGACCTTAAAAGTTTTAACAACTCATTCTATGAAGAAATATGCAAAGGCAGATTCAATCCGGTGCTTGAAACGCTTAAGCATATTAAAAAGCTGGGATGGTGGCTGGAAATTACGACACTACTTATTCCCGGTAAAAATGATGATATGTCTGAGCTGAAACAGTTAGCTAAATTTATTGCAAATGAACTTGGGGAAGAAGTCCCGTGGCACATCTCCCGCTTTCACCCTGACTATATGATGCAAGATTGTCCGGTTACCCCCATGAAGTCTCTGAATCTTGCCAGACAAGCCGGAACCGATGCCGGACTTAAATATGTATATGTAGGCAACGTTCCCGAAAATGACGGTTCTTCAACTTTCTGTCCGTCATGTAATAAGGAAATTATACGTAGGTTTGGATTTTCTTTGGATAATTTTGCGGTAGAAAACGGCATGTGCAAGTACTGCGGAACCCACGCAAATGGTGTTTTTGACGACAGTCACGATTAA
- the purM gene encoding phosphoribosylformylglycinamidine cyclo-ligase: protein MASRSDAYKAAGVNIEAANDFIGRIKGMVGSTFTKGVVTDIGGFGGLFKLDLTQMEEPVLVSGTDGVGTKLKLAFELNKHDTIGIDLVAMSVNDILVQGAKPLFFLDYFATGKLEVGVAETVLSGIVDGCKMSACALLGGETAEMPGFYADGEYDLSGFCVGIVDNANIVDGSSITYGDSIIGLASSGVHSNGYSLVRKLYKESGLGADDLLPGTDEKVGDVLIAPTKIYADAVRNIIREIEVKGMVHVTGGGFYDNLPRILPDQVTANIDFGSWEVLPVFNWMKEQGNLSWPEMLQIFNCGIGYIMIVKKDKEEDIINRLNGMDIKSWKIGEIVAREDDSEQVTVNF, encoded by the coding sequence ATGGCAAGTCGTTCAGATGCTTATAAGGCCGCCGGTGTTAATATCGAAGCGGCAAATGATTTTATAGGTCGCATTAAAGGTATGGTGGGCTCCACCTTCACCAAAGGTGTGGTCACGGACATCGGTGGTTTTGGCGGGCTTTTCAAGCTTGACCTTACCCAGATGGAAGAGCCTGTTCTTGTTTCAGGAACAGACGGTGTTGGAACAAAACTAAAACTGGCTTTTGAGTTAAACAAGCACGATACAATCGGTATCGATCTTGTTGCTATGAGCGTGAATGATATACTTGTTCAGGGCGCAAAGCCTTTGTTTTTCCTTGATTATTTTGCAACAGGAAAGCTGGAAGTAGGCGTAGCTGAAACAGTTCTTTCCGGAATTGTGGATGGTTGTAAAATGTCAGCATGTGCTCTCCTTGGCGGAGAAACCGCAGAAATGCCCGGTTTTTATGCTGATGGTGAATATGACCTATCCGGCTTCTGTGTCGGAATAGTTGATAACGCAAATATTGTTGATGGTTCTTCCATTACATATGGTGATTCAATTATCGGTCTTGCATCCTCTGGAGTGCATTCAAACGGATACTCTCTGGTTCGCAAGCTGTATAAAGAATCCGGCCTCGGAGCAGATGATCTTCTGCCCGGTACGGATGAAAAAGTCGGAGACGTTCTTATCGCTCCTACTAAAATTTATGCAGACGCTGTACGTAACATTATTCGTGAAATTGAAGTTAAAGGTATGGTTCATGTTACCGGTGGTGGTTTTTATGACAACCTGCCTAGAATCCTGCCTGATCAGGTAACTGCAAATATTGATTTCGGTTCATGGGAAGTTCTTCCTGTCTTTAACTGGATGAAAGAGCAGGGTAATCTAAGCTGGCCTGAAATGTTGCAGATTTTCAACTGCGGAATCGGCTACATTATGATTGTTAAAAAAGATAAAGAAGAAGATATTATCAACAGACTTAATGGCATGGACATTAAATCTTGGAAAATTGGAGAAATTGTTGCCAGAGAGGACGACTCCGAACAGGTGACAGTTAATTTCTAA
- a CDS encoding DUF1318 domain-containing protein, producing MFKKTAQVLSLMTFLAVAACVTVNIYFPAAQVEKAAENIVDDIYGTDAQQPAKTNKDSSSLSNFIAFMTPTAANAQSVTESDIEGLKQSNSAIRGLKQTIASNHQQLIPYYESGNIGINKSGFIELRNNDGMTIAATAKVRRLIAQDNKTRDELYEEVAASMNIPGSEIQKVENIFTEVWQKKAPAGWWIQDAAGNWKKK from the coding sequence ATGTTTAAAAAAACCGCACAGGTTTTATCATTGATGACTTTTTTAGCAGTTGCCGCCTGCGTTACCGTTAACATTTATTTTCCTGCTGCACAGGTCGAAAAAGCTGCGGAAAATATAGTTGATGACATTTATGGAACTGATGCTCAGCAACCAGCTAAAACGAACAAAGACAGCTCTTCTCTGTCCAATTTTATAGCATTTATGACGCCTACCGCGGCAAATGCTCAGAGTGTTACAGAATCTGACATTGAAGGACTTAAACAGTCCAACTCCGCAATAAGAGGATTAAAGCAGACAATTGCAAGCAATCACCAGCAATTGATCCCATATTATGAATCAGGAAATATCGGCATCAACAAAAGCGGTTTCATAGAACTGAGAAACAATGACGGTATGACCATTGCGGCAACGGCAAAAGTACGCCGGCTTATAGCGCAGGATAACAAGACAAGAGATGAGCTTTACGAAGAAGTAGCCGCATCCATGAACATCCCCGGAAGTGAAATTCAAAAAGTTGAAAATATATTCACTGAAGTGTGGCAAAAAAAAGCTCCAGCAGGATGGTGGATTCAAGACGCAGCTGGCAACTGGAAGAAAAAATAA
- a CDS encoding radical SAM protein — protein sequence MPSKKKPRPLLVYADKDGQIFDHPEFEMICRRGDELAQPKPEEYIPLPPDSEFFLLPGRIPLGLNSETGEVEEVEGLAVAAFACPGHTLTGLAAYGNTEDAPILPMFAYGAVGYANGKFWITAKVVDEDKRQIFTKIPQQKIDSGAKRAMKEMPENRLVRHLTNCALTYGCPAAKNFSLGRFEAPLPTAQTCNARCIGCISEQPESSAFPSTQERIKFTPTAKEITEIMHYHAKREQKPIFSFGQGCEGEPLTEAKLICEAVQKYRSEGGKGTININTNGSLTATMKPLREAGLTSIRVSVNSFLEPVYNAYYNPKGYKFDDVIATIKTAKELGLHVSLNYLFFPGVNDTENEVAELIKVATESKLDFIQLRNLNIDPDLYMELVEGNDFGPAMGFINFRKRVLKECPWLGFGYFNPYLGES from the coding sequence ATGCCTTCTAAAAAAAAACCGCGCCCTCTACTAGTATACGCGGATAAAGACGGTCAAATATTCGACCACCCCGAATTCGAAATGATCTGCCGCAGAGGGGATGAGCTTGCTCAACCTAAACCGGAAGAATATATCCCGCTTCCTCCTGACAGCGAATTTTTCTTGCTCCCCGGAAGAATCCCTCTTGGACTGAACTCCGAGACAGGTGAAGTTGAAGAAGTTGAAGGACTAGCTGTAGCCGCTTTTGCCTGCCCCGGTCATACCTTGACTGGACTTGCAGCATACGGAAATACGGAAGATGCCCCAATTTTACCAATGTTCGCTTACGGTGCTGTAGGTTATGCAAACGGCAAATTCTGGATTACAGCCAAAGTTGTTGATGAAGATAAACGCCAAATTTTTACTAAAATTCCGCAACAAAAAATTGATTCTGGCGCCAAAAGAGCTATGAAGGAAATGCCAGAAAACCGCTTAGTAAGACACCTTACAAACTGTGCGCTGACTTACGGTTGCCCGGCAGCTAAAAACTTCTCTCTAGGCAGATTTGAGGCTCCGCTTCCTACCGCGCAAACCTGTAATGCCCGCTGTATAGGTTGTATTTCAGAACAGCCAGAATCATCTGCATTTCCTTCAACGCAGGAACGCATCAAATTTACACCGACCGCAAAAGAAATCACGGAAATCATGCACTACCACGCCAAGCGTGAGCAAAAACCGATTTTTTCTTTCGGGCAGGGCTGTGAAGGCGAACCGCTGACTGAAGCAAAATTGATTTGTGAAGCTGTACAAAAATATCGTAGTGAAGGCGGCAAAGGAACCATTAATATAAACACCAACGGCTCCTTAACAGCGACAATGAAACCTCTGCGCGAAGCGGGACTTACATCTATCAGAGTAAGCGTGAACAGCTTCCTTGAACCTGTATACAACGCATACTACAACCCTAAGGGGTATAAGTTTGATGATGTCATCGCCACCATCAAGACAGCAAAAGAGCTTGGACTTCATGTCTCGCTGAACTACCTGTTTTTCCCGGGCGTAAATGACACTGAAAATGAAGTAGCTGAGCTTATTAAAGTCGCCACCGAATCAAAATTAGACTTTATTCAGCTTCGTAACCTAAACATCGACCCAGACCTCTATATGGAGCTAGTTGAAGGAAATGACTTCGGTCCGGCTATGGGCTTCATCAACTTCCGTAAAAGAGTTTTAAAAGAATGTCCTTGGCTTGGTTTCGGATATTTCAATCCTTACCTCGGCGAATCCTAA
- a CDS encoding sensor histidine kinase KdpD — protein MKKDCYDEYQKRLNILITGSNPLLHSVMLELHNLGHSISITKIPHETLFVYASQQPDLIIFSDFESTYSTFEAIREINPEAEALFVIDVDNPKSFESLFDFHNISFIPTTATTESIISKISEFHKSIIRKKQSTQNSKLYDLILQGLPFPALLVCSCNDETILANKAALENLPIINSESTIPFISFLSEDVQNNLFTDQKTYRTHSLKSVCAYDKFWDLTFEQVAPSVFLLLALDVTEQRKQLQLREEMERIARHDLRSPTATIVGMSRILETEANLDSDYKQLAEIIRKTSERMIRQIDTSLTLIRLETGSLVTDSHPFNLFGAITAAIGDVSQLVEEKKLEIQCFLDDDLIQDECPLVCYGEASLIITMFSNLIKNAAEAAPDFSTVTIRLSDTNHSIITEIHNFGEVPSSIKNSFFDRYATHGKKNGTGLGTYSAKLIAKVSGGDISFTTSRNHGTSLTTTLPKPS, from the coding sequence ATGAAAAAAGATTGTTATGACGAATACCAGAAAAGACTAAACATACTCATCACAGGAAGTAATCCGCTCCTACATTCTGTAATGCTCGAACTTCATAACCTCGGACATTCAATTTCTATTACTAAAATTCCACACGAAACTCTTTTCGTCTACGCCAGTCAGCAACCGGACTTGATAATATTTTCTGACTTTGAAAGTACCTACAGTACATTTGAAGCTATTCGCGAAATTAACCCTGAAGCTGAAGCCCTCTTTGTTATTGATGTTGATAATCCAAAATCATTTGAATCTCTTTTTGATTTTCATAACATTTCATTTATACCAACCACGGCTACAACCGAAAGCATCATTTCAAAAATTTCAGAATTTCATAAATCTATTATTCGTAAAAAACAATCTACGCAGAACTCAAAACTATACGATTTAATTCTTCAGGGACTTCCATTCCCAGCGCTTTTAGTTTGCTCCTGCAATGATGAAACTATTTTAGCTAATAAAGCAGCTCTTGAAAACTTACCTATTATAAATTCTGAATCCACCATACCTTTTATCTCTTTTCTGTCTGAAGATGTTCAAAATAACCTTTTCACAGATCAAAAAACATATCGCACTCATTCCCTTAAATCAGTTTGTGCATATGACAAGTTCTGGGATCTAACTTTTGAGCAAGTCGCTCCTTCTGTTTTCTTACTGCTGGCACTTGATGTAACAGAACAGCGCAAACAACTACAGCTCAGGGAAGAAATGGAACGCATTGCGAGACATGATCTAAGATCTCCGACAGCCACAATTGTCGGTATGTCCCGCATTCTTGAAACTGAAGCTAATCTGGATAGTGACTACAAACAACTTGCAGAAATCATACGTAAAACAAGTGAAAGGATGATCCGCCAAATTGATACATCTTTAACACTAATCAGACTTGAAACAGGTTCTCTAGTTACAGACTCACATCCATTCAACCTTTTTGGAGCAATTACAGCAGCGATAGGCGATGTGAGTCAGTTAGTTGAAGAAAAAAAACTTGAAATTCAATGTTTTTTAGATGATGACCTTATTCAAGATGAATGCCCGCTTGTTTGCTATGGCGAAGCTTCTCTAATTATCACCATGTTTTCAAATTTAATAAAAAACGCTGCGGAAGCTGCTCCCGATTTTTCGACAGTAACAATCCGCCTTAGCGACACGAACCATTCCATTATCACAGAAATTCATAATTTCGGAGAAGTGCCAAGCTCAATTAAAAATAGTTTTTTTGATCGTTATGCAACCCATGGCAAAAAAAATGGGACAGGCCTTGGCACATACAGCGCAAAACTTATCGCCAAAGTCTCAGGCGGAGACATATCTTTTACAACCTCTCGTAACCATGGAACATCTCTGACAACAACTCTCCCAAAACCTTCATAA
- a CDS encoding EAL and HDOD domain-containing protein, whose amino-acid sequence MRSAPLYDNMFFARQPILLPDQTLWGYELFFRNSSSATTAIITDDYEATLIVASDSCSIQGEKIPHDVKLVINFSHKSIIEKIPYSLPARNTVVQIPEMTPPTPNLITELQELSKDGYTIAIDDFTGSRQGTILLEYADLLIVDIKETDEDKLKQIKDIAEESGVKLLAKRVEDMSHFIMAQESGFDLFQGFYFKRPENISGRKLRPTEIVKLKLFKLIEDPTQDFETLADSLQNDVSICYRLLTLLNSPTFGFSQKITSIKQAIVLAGWRLTKNWLRVILLTDLTSDRKSTELPQLATQRAKFLELITLDSKQNLSPQSMFLFGLFSLLDAMFDMPMASVTQYLPIDKELKAALCGEENIYKTHLDLISYFEEAQWDQLEDTILELGLTPVSVSRNYYDSMRWTNSFFQTT is encoded by the coding sequence ATGAGAAGCGCCCCATTATACGATAATATGTTCTTTGCTCGGCAACCGATTTTACTACCGGATCAAACTTTATGGGGATACGAACTTTTTTTTCGTAATAGCAGTTCTGCGACAACTGCCATTATTACTGATGATTATGAGGCGACTTTAATCGTTGCGTCCGACTCCTGCTCAATTCAGGGAGAAAAAATTCCACATGATGTAAAACTTGTTATCAATTTTTCTCACAAGTCCATCATCGAAAAAATACCCTATTCTCTGCCGGCCAGAAACACTGTCGTTCAAATCCCTGAGATGACACCTCCTACTCCTAATCTTATAACTGAACTTCAAGAACTTTCTAAAGATGGCTATACTATTGCCATCGATGATTTTACAGGAAGCAGGCAAGGAACCATTTTACTTGAATATGCTGATCTCCTAATTGTCGACATTAAAGAGACAGATGAAGATAAGCTTAAGCAGATAAAAGACATTGCAGAAGAATCCGGTGTAAAATTACTAGCAAAAAGAGTTGAAGACATGAGTCATTTCATAATGGCTCAAGAATCAGGTTTTGATTTATTCCAAGGTTTTTATTTTAAGCGACCTGAAAACATATCCGGAAGGAAATTACGCCCAACCGAAATTGTTAAACTTAAACTTTTCAAACTTATTGAAGACCCTACTCAGGATTTTGAAACGTTAGCAGATTCTCTACAAAATGATGTTTCAATTTGCTACAGACTGCTTACTTTGCTTAACTCCCCGACATTCGGGTTCTCACAAAAAATCACTTCAATAAAACAGGCAATTGTTCTTGCAGGCTGGAGGCTCACTAAAAACTGGCTTCGAGTTATACTTTTAACAGATTTGACGTCAGACAGAAAAAGCACTGAACTGCCTCAACTTGCAACTCAACGCGCAAAATTTCTTGAACTTATTACGCTCGATTCAAAACAGAACCTTAGCCCACAATCCATGTTCTTATTCGGCTTATTCTCACTTTTAGATGCGATGTTTGACATGCCTATGGCATCCGTCACTCAATATCTGCCTATTGATAAGGAACTAAAAGCGGCATTATGCGGTGAAGAGAATATTTATAAAACCCATCTTGATTTGATTAGCTATTTTGAAGAAGCTCAATGGGATCAACTCGAAGACACAATTCTTGAGCTTGGGCTCACTCCTGTATCAGTATCACGCAACTATTATGATTCCATGCGCTGGACAAACAGTTTTTTCCAAACAACATGA
- the rpsI gene encoding 30S ribosomal protein S9 — MSQDFNYGTGKRKNAVARTRLYAGTGVITVNGRAYEDYFPRKTLQMIVQQPLKLTKNIGKFDIKVTADGGGVAGQAQAVRHGISRALLAMDPELRTLLKRAGLLTRDARKKERKKPGQPGARAKFQYSKR; from the coding sequence ATGAGCCAAGATTTCAATTACGGTACTGGCAAAAGAAAGAATGCTGTAGCACGTACACGCCTTTATGCAGGCACAGGCGTAATCACAGTCAACGGCAGAGCTTACGAAGATTATTTTCCTCGTAAAACTCTCCAGATGATTGTTCAGCAGCCTCTTAAACTTACTAAAAACATTGGTAAGTTTGATATTAAAGTAACCGCAGACGGTGGCGGAGTAGCAGGTCAGGCACAGGCTGTCAGACACGGTATTTCTCGCGCACTTCTCGCTATGGATCCAGAACTTCGCACTCTTCTTAAACGCGCAGGTCTTCTGACTCGTGACGCTCGTAAGAAAGAACGTAAAAAACCTGGTCAGCCAGGCGCTCGCGCAAAGTTCCAGTATTCAAAACGTTAA
- the rplM gene encoding 50S ribosomal protein L13: MKTYIPKDEDINREWYVVDATDMVLGRLATRIATKLRGKDKAMFTPHSDTGDFVIVLNADKIKVTGNKLEQKTYYKHTNHPGGIKSRTLKVMLEKKPEAVLEIAVRGMLPKSSLGRQMLKKLKIYTGTEHPHEAQQPKTFEF, encoded by the coding sequence ATGAAAACATATATCCCAAAAGATGAGGACATCAACCGCGAATGGTACGTAGTTGATGCAACCGACATGGTACTTGGTCGCTTGGCAACAAGAATCGCCACAAAGCTCAGAGGTAAGGACAAAGCTATGTTCACACCTCACAGTGACACAGGCGATTTCGTCATCGTTTTGAACGCTGACAAAATTAAAGTTACCGGCAACAAGCTGGAACAGAAGACTTACTACAAGCACACCAACCACCCTGGCGGAATCAAATCCAGGACTTTGAAAGTTATGCTTGAAAAGAAACCTGAAGCTGTTCTTGAAATAGCTGTACGCGGTATGCTTCCTAAAAGTAGCCTCGGCAGACAGATGCTCAAGAAGCTTAAAATATACACAGGCACAGAGCATCCGCATGAAGCTCAGCAGCCTAAGACTTTCGAATTTTAA